From Bacteroidota bacterium, one genomic window encodes:
- a CDS encoding GH3 auxin-responsive promoter family protein has translation MAIINSIISWIMKKRIHQIELFMKYPMEVQQDWFFRLIESAKNTEWGIKYDFKSIHNYEEFKNRVPIQNYESIKPCIDRLMAGEQNILWPSDIKWFAKSSGTTAGKSKFIPVSTEAMEECHFKGGKDLISIYCNNNPNTQIFSGKGLTLGGSHHLNIENTESFYGDISAILMQNMPFWAQLIRTPELSIALMEKWEEKIEKMVAATVAENVTNISGVPTWTVVLAKRILEVTGKKNLLEVWPNLELFIHGAVSFTPYKDQFKQLIPSDKFNYVETYNASEGFFGIQDQLDSEEMLLMLDYGVFYEFMPMEEYGKENPKTISLGEVELNKNYALVISTNAGLWRYVIGDTVKFTSKYPFRIKITGRTKLFVNAFGEEVIIENTDQAIRIACEKTSSIVKDYTVAPIYFSEKQNGAHEWLIEFEKSPMSLEYFTNVLDNALKSLNSDYEAKRYKDIALRLPIVKLLPCGSFYEWMKSKGKLGGQHKVPRLSNDRDFIEEIEAVLKKVNI, from the coding sequence ATGGCTATTATCAATTCAATCATTAGCTGGATCATGAAAAAGCGCATTCATCAGATTGAGCTTTTTATGAAGTATCCTATGGAGGTACAGCAAGATTGGTTTTTCAGATTGATAGAGTCAGCAAAAAATACTGAATGGGGAATCAAATATGATTTTAAAAGTATTCACAATTATGAAGAATTTAAAAACAGAGTTCCGATTCAGAATTATGAATCGATAAAGCCGTGCATTGACAGACTTATGGCTGGAGAACAAAATATTCTCTGGCCTTCTGATATAAAATGGTTTGCAAAGTCATCAGGAACTACTGCCGGAAAAAGTAAATTTATTCCGGTCAGCACTGAAGCAATGGAAGAATGCCATTTCAAAGGTGGAAAGGATCTGATCTCAATTTATTGCAATAACAATCCCAATACACAGATTTTTTCAGGCAAAGGATTAACCCTTGGCGGAAGTCATCATTTGAATATTGAGAATACAGAATCATTTTATGGCGATATCTCTGCGATCCTTATGCAGAACATGCCATTCTGGGCACAACTGATCAGAACCCCCGAACTATCAATTGCATTGATGGAGAAATGGGAAGAGAAGATAGAAAAAATGGTCGCTGCAACAGTGGCTGAAAATGTAACTAATATCAGCGGTGTCCCTACATGGACTGTTGTACTGGCAAAAAGAATTCTGGAAGTAACAGGAAAGAAAAATCTTCTGGAAGTCTGGCCGAATCTTGAATTGTTTATTCATGGAGCTGTAAGCTTTACTCCTTACAAGGATCAATTCAAACAACTCATTCCATCCGATAAATTCAATTACGTAGAAACTTATAATGCTTCAGAAGGATTTTTCGGAATTCAGGATCAGCTTGATTCTGAAGAGATGCTATTGATGCTCGACTATGGCGTATTCTATGAATTTATGCCGATGGAAGAATATGGAAAAGAAAATCCAAAAACAATTTCCCTTGGTGAAGTTGAGTTGAATAAAAATTATGCACTGGTCATTTCAACAAATGCCGGACTATGGCGTTATGTAATTGGCGATACTGTGAAGTTCACATCAAAGTATCCCTTCAGAATTAAAATTACCGGAAGAACAAAATTGTTCGTCAATGCTTTTGGCGAAGAAGTGATCATTGAGAATACAGATCAGGCGATCAGAATTGCATGTGAAAAAACCAGTTCCATTGTGAAAGATTACACAGTTGCTCCAATATACTTTTCTGAAAAACAAAATGGAGCACACGAATGGTTGATCGAATTTGAAAAATCGCCGATGAGTCTGGAGTATTTCACAAATGTTCTTGACAATGCCTTGAAATCACTTAATTCAGATTATGAGGCGAAGCGATATAAAGATATTGCACTTCGCTTACCAATTGTTAAATTATTGCCTTGCGGTTCGTTTTATGAATGGATGAAGAGTAAAGGTAAGTTAGGTGGTCAACACAAAGTTCCGCGATTAAGTAATGACAGAGATTTTATTGAAGAAATTGAGGCCGTGTTGAAGAAAGTAAATATTTGA
- the fabD gene encoding ACP S-malonyltransferase: protein MKTAYLFPGQGSQFPGMGKDLYESNSDAKGMFESANEILGYSISELMFSGTEEDLKQTKVTQPAIFLHSVILAHSLGSSFQPDMVAGHSLGEFSALVSAKALSFEDGLRLVKARAFAMQKACEINPSTMAAILNLDDKIVEDICAEVSASGEIVVAANYNCPGQLVISGSINGINIACEKMKAAGAKRALVLPVGGAFHSPFMEPARAELAAAIAAVEIKTPVCPIYQNVHAMPETDAAKIKENLIAQLTAPVRWTQTIQNMVTDGATRFIEVGPGKVLQGLVKKISKDMDAVSA, encoded by the coding sequence ATGAAAACAGCCTATTTATTTCCAGGACAGGGTTCTCAGTTTCCGGGAATGGGAAAAGATCTTTATGAGTCAAATTCTGATGCAAAAGGAATGTTTGAATCTGCAAATGAGATTTTAGGATATTCCATTTCTGAATTGATGTTTTCCGGTACTGAAGAAGATCTTAAGCAAACAAAAGTAACGCAGCCTGCAATTTTCCTGCATTCAGTTATTCTCGCTCATTCGTTAGGAAGTTCGTTTCAGCCGGATATGGTTGCAGGACATTCACTCGGAGAATTCTCTGCCCTCGTTTCTGCAAAAGCTTTGTCATTTGAAGACGGATTAAGACTTGTGAAAGCCCGTGCATTTGCAATGCAAAAAGCGTGTGAAATAAATCCATCGACAATGGCTGCGATCTTAAACCTCGATGATAAGATCGTTGAAGATATTTGTGCTGAAGTTTCTGCAAGCGGTGAAATAGTTGTCGCTGCAAACTATAACTGTCCCGGTCAATTAGTGATCAGTGGTTCGATAAACGGAATTAATATAGCGTGCGAAAAAATGAAAGCTGCCGGTGCAAAACGAGCTTTAGTACTTCCTGTAGGTGGTGCATTTCATTCACCTTTTATGGAGCCCGCTCGCGCTGAACTTGCTGCTGCAATCGCTGCCGTTGAAATAAAAACTCCTGTCTGTCCGATCTATCAGAATGTTCATGCAATGCCGGAAACGGATGCTGCCAAAATAAAAGAAAATCTGATCGCTCAGCTTACCGCACCTGTACGATGGACACAAACTATTCAGAATATGGTCACCGATGGCGCAACTCGCTTCATTGAAGTTGGTCCGGGAAAAGTTTTGCAGGGACTGGTAAAGAAGATCAGTAAAGATATGGATGCTGTCAGTGCATAA
- the mqnB gene encoding futalosine hydrolase, whose protein sequence is MKILIAAATAEEISILKEIDTYGHEIDFLITGIGMVPTAYMITRQFAASEYDLAINIGLAGSFDRSLEIGEVVRVEVDHLSEVGAEDGDNFLTLEEMGLEGLSSVSMEIDYHSDTLNSLPVVSGITVNTVHGNEASIERIVHRLNPSIETMEGAAFLFVCKREKTMAIQLRSISNYVEKRNRENWNIELALSNLHRTIIQILQEITE, encoded by the coding sequence ATGAAGATATTAATAGCGGCAGCTACAGCTGAAGAAATCTCGATTTTGAAGGAAATTGACACTTATGGACATGAAATCGACTTTCTGATCACAGGAATTGGCATGGTTCCGACGGCCTATATGATCACCCGGCAATTTGCAGCCAGTGAATATGATCTGGCCATTAATATCGGCTTAGCAGGTAGTTTTGACAGAAGTCTGGAAATCGGTGAAGTAGTAAGGGTTGAAGTCGATCATTTATCGGAAGTAGGTGCTGAAGACGGCGACAATTTTCTCACGCTTGAAGAAATGGGATTAGAAGGATTGTCATCTGTAAGTATGGAGATCGATTACCATTCTGATACGTTGAACAGTTTACCTGTCGTTTCCGGAATCACAGTAAACACTGTACATGGAAATGAAGCAAGTATTGAAAGAATTGTTCACCGGTTAAATCCTTCAATTGAAACGATGGAAGGTGCTGCATTTCTTTTTGTTTGTAAAAGAGAAAAGACAATGGCCATTCAGTTGCGGAGTATTTCAAATTACGTTGAGAAAAGAAATCGTGAAAACTGGAATATTGAGTTAGCACTTTCAAATCTGCATAGAACCATTATTCAGATACTTCAGGAAATAACAGAATGA
- a CDS encoding Bax inhibitor-1/YccA family protein, whose translation MENNNWSFNSIQQQSTVDTSSVSKTFIASVFSWMGVALAISAVTAYVFGTDMSYLSYLINEATGKLNGLGYFVMFAPIGFVLLMSFGFQRLSSTALTALFLIYAVIMGMSLSFIFLAYTTASVYVIFSVSAAMFGLMALVGYTTKTDLTKMGSLLMMALFGIIIAAVVNMFLRSDTMSYVISFISVIVFTGLTAYDVQKLKEIGATSEAGSESTAKMSIMGALTLYLDFINLFLALLRLFGSRK comes from the coding sequence ATGGAAAACAATAATTGGAGTTTTAACTCTATTCAGCAACAATCAACAGTAGATACTTCATCCGTATCGAAAACATTCATTGCGAGTGTATTTTCATGGATGGGTGTTGCACTTGCAATTTCTGCTGTTACTGCTTATGTATTTGGGACAGACATGTCTTACTTAAGTTATCTGATCAATGAAGCAACAGGAAAATTAAATGGATTAGGATATTTCGTAATGTTCGCTCCAATTGGTTTTGTGCTTTTGATGAGCTTTGGATTTCAACGACTATCATCTACTGCATTAACTGCACTGTTCCTGATCTATGCAGTAATAATGGGAATGAGTCTTAGTTTCATATTCCTTGCCTATACGACTGCAAGTGTGTATGTGATCTTTTCAGTATCAGCTGCAATGTTCGGATTAATGGCATTAGTTGGCTATACAACTAAAACAGATCTTACTAAAATGGGTTCACTGCTCATGATGGCATTGTTTGGAATCATCATCGCTGCAGTAGTAAATATGTTCCTCAGAAGTGATACAATGTCGTATGTGATCAGTTTCATTTCGGTAATTGTCTTCACAGGCTTAACTGCTTATGATGTACAAAAACTAAAAGAGATCGGTGCAACTTCAGAAGCAGGTTCAGAATCTACTGCTAAAATGTCTATCATGGGTGCGTTAACTCTATACCTTGATTTCATCAATCTTTTCTTAGCATTGCTGAGATTGTTTGGTTCAAGAAAATAA
- a CDS encoding 6-carboxytetrahydropterin synthase, which produces MIYITRKETFSAAHKLSRKDWSEEKNLEVFGKCANPNWHGHNYILWVTVKGEVNPETGFVTNLTDVSEVIKQYILDKVDHKNINADVDFMKYKFSSTEILAIEFWNQIHKPISSLGCTLHSIKLQETDKNFVEYFGV; this is translated from the coding sequence ATGATCTATATTACTAGAAAAGAGACCTTTAGTGCTGCCCATAAATTATCACGCAAAGATTGGTCTGAAGAAAAAAACCTTGAAGTATTTGGCAAATGCGCCAATCCGAACTGGCATGGTCATAATTACATCCTATGGGTGACGGTCAAAGGCGAGGTAAATCCGGAAACGGGTTTCGTTACCAATCTTACTGATGTAAGCGAGGTCATAAAACAATATATTCTCGACAAAGTCGACCATAAGAATATAAATGCTGATGTCGATTTTATGAAATATAAGTTTAGTTCAACAGAAATTCTGGCCATTGAATTTTGGAATCAGATTCATAAACCGATCAGTTCACTTGGCTGTACCTTGCATTCTATAAAATTACAAGAGACGGATAAAAACTTTGTTGAATACTTTGGTGTTTAA
- the folE gene encoding GTP cyclohydrolase I FolE, with translation MAENYLENDESIGYTKIDHFNPKLVESISKHYREIINLVGEDSQREGLLKTPERAAKAIQFLTNGYDQNPEQILRSALFTDEYRQMVLIKDIELYSMCEHHLLPFFGKAHIAYIPDGKIVGLSKIPRVVDAFARRLQVQERLTTEIRDCIQDTLKPLGVAVVIEAKHLCMLMRGIQKQNSVATTSAFTGEFEHEKTRAEFFRLISAKLS, from the coding sequence ATGGCAGAAAACTATTTAGAAAACGACGAATCGATCGGTTATACCAAGATCGATCATTTCAACCCGAAACTCGTTGAATCAATCTCTAAGCATTACCGGGAAATTATTAATCTCGTTGGTGAAGATTCACAGCGTGAAGGACTTCTTAAAACTCCTGAACGTGCGGCAAAAGCTATTCAGTTTTTAACGAATGGTTATGATCAGAATCCTGAACAGATTCTGCGTTCCGCTCTTTTTACAGATGAATACCGGCAGATGGTTCTCATTAAAGACATTGAACTTTACTCTATGTGCGAGCATCATCTTTTACCATTCTTTGGGAAAGCACACATTGCGTATATTCCTGATGGGAAAATCGTAGGACTTAGTAAAATTCCGAGGGTCGTAGATGCTTTCGCCCGTCGTCTGCAAGTACAGGAACGCCTGACAACTGAGATCCGGGATTGTATTCAGGACACATTGAAACCACTTGGTGTAGCAGTTGTAATTGAAGCAAAACATCTTTGTATGCTGATGCGTGGAATTCAGAAGCAAAATTCCGTTGCCACTACGTCGGCTTTTACAGGAGAATTTGAGCATGAAAAGACCAGAGCTGAGTTTTTCAGGTTAATTTCTGCCAAACTTTCATAA
- a CDS encoding 1,4-dihydroxy-6-naphthoate synthase: MKKLQLAFSPCPNDTFMFDAMIHGKIDTEGLEFEVVLEDVETLNKKALAGESEISKLSFYAYTNVTENYQLLSSGSALGKGVGPLFISKRKFNDPENEIRSIAIPGKNTTAYFLFRTFFPKLTNVNEIVFSDIESAILDEKVDAGVIIHENRFTYETKGLLKIADLGEMWEQKTKLPIPLGGIVIRRDLDENTKKKVERILRKSVEYAFANPESSGEYVKLHAQEMSPEVRKKHIDLYVNSYSADLGANGKNAIHEMFRIIGVSDKNIFV; this comes from the coding sequence ATGAAAAAATTACAGCTCGCATTTTCACCTTGTCCAAACGATACGTTTATGTTCGACGCCATGATCCATGGAAAGATCGATACGGAAGGATTGGAATTTGAAGTTGTTCTGGAAGACGTAGAGACTCTCAACAAGAAAGCACTTGCAGGAGAATCAGAGATCTCAAAACTTAGTTTCTACGCTTATACAAATGTGACTGAAAACTATCAGTTGCTTTCTTCAGGGAGTGCTTTAGGAAAAGGAGTCGGACCATTATTCATTTCAAAAAGAAAGTTTAATGATCCTGAAAACGAAATCAGATCGATTGCAATTCCAGGTAAGAATACTACAGCATATTTTCTCTTCCGGACATTTTTTCCGAAACTTACCAATGTAAACGAGATCGTTTTCTCCGATATAGAATCTGCTATTTTAGATGAAAAAGTTGATGCAGGAGTGATCATACATGAGAACAGGTTTACGTATGAAACAAAAGGTTTACTGAAGATCGCAGACCTTGGCGAAATGTGGGAGCAGAAAACAAAGCTACCGATTCCATTGGGCGGCATTGTTATCAGAAGAGATCTCGACGAGAACACAAAAAAGAAAGTCGAACGAATTTTACGTAAAAGTGTAGAGTATGCTTTTGCAAATCCCGAATCATCCGGCGAATATGTAAAATTACACGCACAGGAAATGTCACCCGAAGTCCGCAAAAAACATATAGACCTTTATGTAAACTCCTACTCTGCCGATCTTGGTGCGAATGGGAAAAATGCAATACATGAAATGTTCCGGATCATTGGCGTAAGTGACAAAAATATTTTTGTTTAA
- a CDS encoding S46 family peptidase, with protein MKKSIALLFALSFFLNAFSREGMWLPQLLKEFNETEMQQLGMKITAEDIYSVNNGSLKDAILQFGGGCTGELISSRGLLLTNHHCGFSNIQALSTIENNHLVNGFWAKSDSEEIPCPGLTVTFIKEIIDVTSIVGRVPEGQSEEVRNATIKAISDSIIATYEKKNIKALVKSFYGGNEYFLFLTEVFRDIRLVGTPPVSVGKFGGETDNWLWPRHTGDFSMFRIYCDSTNKPADYSKTNVPYKAGKFLEINIEGVKEGDFTFIYGFPGKTNQYLTASSLDLIYSQTNPNKIKIREERLNHWRSDMYSNDTIFLKYSSKFKTISNYSKKWRGENLGLKSFKVVEKKREYESMIISESNGKAKPIIDSIAIFNSRLKPLSHNQDYYVEALQGIEFAQLALKFQKLVTLSQNDTVGKEALNKELIRLKADYRGFHKNYSKPTDKKVCFAMLKLANSQLTKDYKPSFFSEFQNDEEIQNYTDKIFEKSLLSDSSAVISYLDNFKKGKIKRLLKDEGYKFGKEISSIALNLSVQVAGLNVELNKLQRKYIALLRETDKNRKYYPDANSTLRVGYGNVNGMKAADAKYYAFNTTTDGILEKIDRDNPDFFFPVELEELIRKKDFGTYAINGSVPVGFISSNHTTGGNSGSPVLNAKGQLIGINFDRLWEGNMSDYYFDENTCRNIAMDMHYFLFIVEKFGKATRLIDEMRIVR; from the coding sequence ATGAAAAAATCAATTGCTCTCCTATTTGCATTATCCTTTTTTTTAAATGCATTTTCCAGAGAAGGAATGTGGCTTCCGCAATTGCTGAAAGAGTTCAATGAAACTGAAATGCAGCAACTGGGAATGAAGATCACTGCAGAAGATATTTATAGTGTAAATAACGGAAGCCTTAAAGATGCTATCTTGCAATTTGGTGGCGGATGCACAGGTGAACTTATCAGCAGCAGAGGATTATTACTTACAAATCACCATTGCGGATTCTCAAATATTCAGGCACTCAGTACAATTGAAAACAATCACCTTGTAAATGGTTTTTGGGCAAAATCTGATTCAGAAGAAATTCCTTGTCCGGGTTTAACTGTCACTTTTATAAAGGAAATAATTGACGTTACTTCGATAGTAGGCCGGGTTCCAGAAGGTCAAAGTGAAGAAGTTCGGAATGCTACTATCAAAGCTATAAGCGATAGTATCATAGCGACATATGAAAAAAAGAATATTAAAGCATTGGTAAAATCATTTTATGGGGGCAATGAATATTTTCTTTTTCTGACGGAAGTTTTCCGTGACATCAGATTGGTAGGAACTCCACCGGTATCAGTTGGGAAGTTTGGTGGCGAAACTGATAACTGGTTATGGCCACGTCACACCGGTGATTTTTCAATGTTCAGGATCTATTGTGATTCTACTAACAAGCCTGCAGATTATTCCAAAACAAATGTACCCTACAAAGCAGGAAAGTTTTTGGAAATAAATATTGAAGGTGTGAAGGAAGGGGATTTTACTTTTATTTACGGATTTCCCGGTAAGACAAATCAATATCTCACTGCTTCATCTTTAGATCTGATCTATTCGCAAACCAATCCAAATAAAATAAAGATCAGGGAAGAACGGCTTAATCACTGGCGTTCCGATATGTATTCCAACGATACTATCTTCTTAAAATACTCTTCTAAATTCAAAACGATTTCCAATTATTCTAAAAAATGGCGTGGAGAAAATCTTGGGCTGAAATCTTTCAAAGTTGTTGAGAAAAAAAGAGAGTATGAATCAATGATAATCTCTGAATCAAATGGAAAAGCAAAACCGATCATCGACAGTATTGCAATCTTCAATAGTCGCCTCAAGCCTTTAAGTCATAATCAGGATTATTATGTTGAAGCACTACAAGGAATTGAATTTGCACAGCTCGCATTGAAGTTTCAAAAACTTGTGACACTCTCGCAAAATGACACCGTTGGTAAAGAAGCGCTGAATAAAGAGCTTATACGATTGAAAGCTGATTACAGGGGCTTCCATAAAAATTATTCGAAACCTACTGATAAAAAAGTTTGTTTCGCTATGTTGAAACTTGCGAATAGCCAGTTAACAAAAGACTATAAACCTTCTTTCTTTTCAGAATTTCAAAATGACGAAGAGATCCAGAATTATACGGATAAAATATTTGAAAAGTCATTGTTAAGCGACTCTTCTGCTGTGATCAGTTATCTGGACAATTTTAAAAAAGGAAAGATCAAACGTCTGTTAAAAGATGAAGGGTATAAATTTGGGAAAGAGATTTCATCAATTGCACTCAATTTGTCGGTACAAGTAGCAGGTCTGAATGTTGAATTGAATAAGCTGCAAAGAAAATATATTGCACTATTACGCGAAACAGATAAAAACAGAAAATACTATCCGGATGCAAACAGTACTCTGCGTGTTGGTTATGGTAATGTAAACGGAATGAAAGCTGCGGATGCAAAGTATTATGCTTTCAATACTACAACTGATGGTATCCTTGAAAAAATTGACAGAGATAATCCTGATTTCTTTTTTCCTGTTGAACTGGAAGAGCTTATTCGAAAAAAAGACTTCGGGACTTATGCAATAAATGGTTCTGTGCCTGTAGGTTTCATTTCTTCCAATCATACAACAGGTGGTAATTCCGGAAGTCCGGTTCTAAACGCAAAAGGTCAGCTGATTGGAATTAATTTTGACAGACTGTGGGAAGGTAATATGAGTGATTATTACTTTGATGAGAATACCTGCAGAAACATTGCAATGGATATGCATTACTTTTTATTTATCGTAGAAAAATTTGGAAAAGCGACGAGGTTGATTGATGAGATGAGGATTGTACGGTAG
- a CDS encoding deoxynucleoside kinase, which translates to MHIAIAGNIGAGKTTLTNLLSKNMKWEAHYEDVDENPYLNDFYEDMQRWSFNLQIYFLNSRFEQIAKIRQSGKTVIQDRTIYEDAHIFAPNLHSMGLMTTRDFNNYQSLFTVMTKFVSPPDLLIYLRASVPTLVNQISRRGRDYENSIRIDYLKRLNERYEAWISTYDSGKLLIIDIDDLNFADNQEDMGKIINKINAEINGLF; encoded by the coding sequence CTGCACATTGCAATTGCAGGAAATATCGGTGCCGGTAAAACAACTCTTACTAATCTTCTTTCCAAAAACATGAAATGGGAAGCACATTATGAAGATGTTGATGAAAATCCTTACCTGAACGACTTTTATGAAGATATGCAACGCTGGTCGTTCAATCTTCAGATTTATTTCCTGAACTCACGCTTTGAACAAATTGCAAAAATTCGTCAGAGTGGCAAAACTGTTATTCAGGACAGAACTATTTACGAAGATGCTCACATCTTTGCGCCAAATCTCCATTCAATGGGGCTGATGACGACCCGTGATTTTAATAATTACCAGTCACTTTTTACAGTGATGACAAAATTCGTTTCACCTCCCGATCTTTTGATCTATCTGCGTGCAAGTGTTCCTACACTTGTAAACCAGATCAGCCGTCGTGGTCGTGATTATGAAAATTCTATCCGCATCGATTATCTGAAACGTCTTAACGAGCGTTATGAGGCATGGATCTCCACTTACGATTCAGGAAAACTTCTGATCATTGATATCGATGACCTCAATTTCGCCGACAACCAGGAAGACATGGGCAAGATCATCAATAAGATCAATGCTGAGATTAACGGATTGTTTTAA
- the rfaD gene encoding ADP-glyceromanno-heptose 6-epimerase — protein sequence MIIVTGAAGFIGSCLVGKLNAEGFNDIVVVDEFSHSEKNKNLEGKTFSQKVERDQFQQWLKDNHRFVQFVFHIGARTDTTEFDKAIFDKLNLNYTKEIWNTCVEFGLPLVYASSAATYGNGEFGYDDNESIIEKLVPLNPYGDSKNDFDKWAIAQEKKPYFWAGLKFFNVYGPNEFHKGRMASVIFHAFNQINKTGGMKLFRSHNPEYKDGEQLRDFVYVKDVTSVCMFLLNHRKDSGIYNLGSGKARTFLDLTRNTFKAMEKPEHIEFMDTPIDIRDKYQYFTEANMKKLKSIGYNTPFHTLEEGVEDYVKGYLMGNKYL from the coding sequence ATGATCATTGTAACAGGTGCCGCCGGATTTATCGGAAGTTGTTTAGTAGGTAAATTAAATGCTGAAGGATTTAACGACATTGTAGTTGTCGATGAATTCAGTCATTCTGAAAAGAACAAAAATCTGGAAGGAAAGACTTTTTCTCAAAAAGTGGAGCGCGACCAGTTTCAGCAATGGCTGAAAGACAATCATCGCTTTGTACAATTTGTTTTTCATATCGGAGCACGAACAGATACAACTGAATTCGACAAAGCGATCTTTGATAAATTAAATCTTAATTATACCAAAGAGATCTGGAATACCTGTGTTGAATTCGGCTTACCTCTGGTTTATGCATCCTCTGCTGCAACTTATGGTAATGGCGAATTCGGATATGACGACAATGAATCGATCATTGAAAAACTTGTTCCATTGAATCCATATGGCGATTCTAAAAATGATTTTGACAAATGGGCAATTGCTCAGGAGAAGAAACCCTATTTCTGGGCAGGATTAAAATTTTTCAATGTGTACGGCCCGAATGAATTTCACAAAGGCCGCATGGCATCAGTAATATTTCATGCTTTCAATCAGATCAATAAAACAGGCGGAATGAAATTATTCCGGTCGCATAATCCTGAATACAAAGACGGCGAACAGCTTCGTGATTTTGTGTATGTAAAGGATGTTACATCAGTTTGCATGTTCCTGCTGAATCACAGAAAAGATTCCGGCATCTACAATTTAGGATCAGGCAAAGCCCGTACATTTTTAGACCTTACGCGCAACACTTTCAAAGCAATGGAAAAACCGGAGCACATTGAATTTATGGATACGCCAATTGACATCAGAGACAAGTACCAATATTTCACAGAAGCGAATATGAAGAAGCTGAAAAGTATTGGCTACAATACTCCGTTTCATACATTGGAAGAGGGAGTTGAGGATTATGTGAAAGGGTATTTGATGGGAAATAAGTATTTGTGA
- a CDS encoding MerR family transcriptional regulator gives MPYKEKEIEKLYYTIGEVAQMFNVNTSHIRFWSKEFDVIRPATNKKGNRMYTQPDIENFKKIYHLVKEKGFTLKGAKTELKDKRTVRPDFYANGNEVQLHDNPIDIPIFSASQADQDAFVNKIALKNTLSKIKSSLLEMQRDLTLLEAR, from the coding sequence ATGCCGTATAAAGAGAAAGAAATCGAGAAATTATACTACACCATCGGTGAAGTTGCACAAATGTTCAACGTTAATACTTCTCATATCCGTTTCTGGTCAAAGGAATTTGATGTGATCCGCCCGGCTACCAATAAAAAAGGTAACAGGATGTACACTCAACCTGATATCGAAAATTTTAAGAAAATTTATCACCTCGTTAAAGAAAAAGGATTTACTCTGAAAGGAGCAAAAACTGAATTAAAAGATAAGCGTACAGTAAGACCTGATTTCTATGCTAATGGCAACGAAGTTCAGTTACATGATAATCCAATCGACATTCCTATTTTCTCTGCATCTCAGGCAGATCAGGATGCCTTCGTAAATAAAATTGCATTAAAGAATACGTTGTCAAAAATAAAATCGTCTCTTTTAGAAATGCAACGTGACCTTACTTTGCTTGAAGCAAGATAA
- a CDS encoding DUF4476 domain-containing protein, translating into MKKVIFTLLIQILVTISVAHAQGSVLNLRTTGNYLFAVQVDHQHVSAPDRNFTIQNLNPGNHFVRIFKTRAGHNLREVYSGYVNVPFNSAVNAVYERTGRIRIVNILALAPAYTYPDNHCNNPYQTQVVYQNAITPICDSEFNQLLNTLNNINFDSSRLNVSKQIISDKYLSTDQVIRILNLFTFDSSRLEFAKFAYGRTVDRNRYFQTYNSFTFNSSVDELSDYIARYS; encoded by the coding sequence ATGAAAAAGGTAATCTTTACTCTACTCATCCAGATTCTTGTAACAATATCTGTAGCGCATGCGCAAGGATCTGTATTAAATCTGCGCACGACCGGTAATTATCTTTTTGCTGTTCAGGTAGACCATCAACACGTAAGTGCTCCCGACAGAAATTTTACAATTCAAAATCTTAATCCGGGCAATCATTTTGTAAGAATATTCAAAACAAGAGCCGGACACAACTTACGAGAAGTATACAGTGGATATGTAAACGTCCCTTTCAATTCAGCAGTAAATGCAGTCTATGAAAGAACCGGAAGGATCCGAATCGTAAATATTCTTGCTCTTGCTCCGGCATATACTTATCCTGACAACCATTGCAACAATCCATACCAGACACAGGTAGTTTATCAAAATGCCATTACACCAATCTGTGATTCAGAATTCAATCAACTCTTGAATACTCTAAATAATATCAACTTCGATAGTTCACGATTGAATGTTTCGAAACAAATTATTTCTGATAAATATCTGTCAACAGATCAGGTAATAAGGATCTTGAACTTATTCACTTTCGATTCCAGCCGACTGGAATTTGCAAAATTCGCATACGGAAGAACAGTAGACCGTAACCGATACTTTCAGACCTACAACTCTTTTACGTTCAATAGCAGTGTGGATGAGTTGAGTGATTATATAGCGAGATATTCTTAA